A portion of the Acidisarcina polymorpha genome contains these proteins:
- the leuB gene encoding 3-isopropylmalate dehydrogenase — MKILVLAGDGIGPEVTQQAVHALRSVADLGGHHFEFKEMAIGGVAIKKEGSPLPSSTLEAALDSDAVLLGAVGGNEFNQLPPDRRPEAGLLGLRQALGGFANLRPSFAWPSLSSNSPLKPEVVEGSDILFVRELLGGLYFGEPRQWDRETNSAWNTMRYTRDEVVRVTRIAFELAGKRRKKVTSVDKANVLEVSQLWRATVTEVARDYPDVALDHQYVDACAMHLMNTPRNFDVVVTENLFGDILSDEAAVITGSLGMLPSATIGGAVNLYEPVHGSAPDIAGKGLANPLGAILTAAMLLRHSGGLESDAQAIEASVRQVLEQGYRTADLARSSSPGIQVVTTQEMGKQVNETLNHIIDRGQALHAV; from the coding sequence TTGAAAATACTCGTTCTTGCCGGAGACGGCATCGGCCCGGAAGTAACTCAGCAAGCCGTCCATGCGCTTCGGTCGGTTGCCGATCTTGGCGGCCACCATTTCGAGTTCAAGGAGATGGCGATTGGCGGTGTAGCGATCAAGAAAGAGGGCTCGCCGCTTCCATCATCCACTCTGGAGGCAGCCCTCGACAGCGACGCCGTGCTGCTCGGCGCAGTTGGAGGAAACGAGTTCAACCAGCTTCCTCCGGACCGGCGCCCTGAAGCTGGCCTCCTCGGTTTGCGCCAGGCGCTGGGCGGCTTCGCGAACCTGCGGCCCTCCTTCGCATGGCCGTCGCTTTCTTCGAACTCGCCATTGAAACCAGAGGTAGTGGAAGGATCTGACATCCTTTTCGTCCGCGAACTCCTGGGTGGACTCTATTTCGGTGAGCCACGGCAATGGGACCGGGAGACGAATTCGGCATGGAATACCATGCGCTACACCCGGGACGAAGTCGTGCGGGTGACGCGGATCGCTTTCGAACTGGCCGGCAAGAGACGGAAGAAGGTCACCTCCGTTGATAAGGCGAATGTGCTCGAGGTATCTCAACTGTGGCGGGCGACGGTGACCGAGGTCGCACGCGATTACCCCGATGTCGCGCTCGATCATCAATACGTCGACGCCTGTGCGATGCACCTGATGAATACGCCTCGCAACTTTGACGTAGTTGTCACCGAGAATCTTTTTGGCGACATTCTTTCCGATGAGGCGGCGGTGATTACCGGATCGCTCGGCATGCTGCCCTCGGCCACGATAGGGGGCGCGGTCAACTTGTATGAGCCGGTTCATGGCTCCGCTCCGGATATCGCGGGTAAGGGGCTGGCGAATCCGCTGGGCGCGATCTTGACTGCGGCGATGTTGCTTCGCCATTCCGGCGGCCTTGAATCCGACGCCCAGGCGATCGAAGCCTCGGTTCGTCAAGTCCTCGAACAGGGTTATCGAACTGCTGACCTGGCGCGTAGTTCCAGTCCGGGTATTCAGGTCGTGACGACTCAAGAGATGGGCAAGCAGGTCAACGAAACCTTGAACCACATCATCGACCGCGGTCAGGCCTTACATGCCGTCTAG
- the leuC gene encoding 3-isopropylmalate dehydratase large subunit — MSDKLRTLFEKVWDSHVVVAPEGEPTILYVDLHLIHEVTSPQAFEGLRLAGRPVRRPDRCIATVDHNVPTIKDHRLIIADQIASKQILTLRDNCKEFGVELFDVHSPEQGIVHVIGPELGITKPGMTIVCGDSHTSTHGAFGALAFGIGTSEVEHVLATQTLPQSRPKTFRISVEGKLSPGVTAKDIVLAIIGEIGTDGATGHVIEYAGSAIRELSMEGRMTVCNMSIEAGARAGMIAPDETTFAYVKGRRYSPQGDKWDEAVAHWRSLATDEGATFDRELTLRAEDIAPQVSWGTSPGMVVPVTGNVPSTAPDDSEAGRRGFERALAYMALKPGVPITGITIDRVFIGSCTNSRIEDLRAAARVVAGHHVHTNVSAMVVPGSQAVKAEAEREGLDRIFLEAGFEWREPGCSMCLGMNPDILSPGERCASTSNRNFEGRQGAGSHTHLVSPQMAAAAAVAGHFVDVREWNFAGQEETAHAAIS; from the coding sequence ATGTCTGACAAACTAAGAACACTTTTCGAAAAAGTCTGGGACTCGCATGTCGTCGTCGCACCCGAAGGCGAGCCGACCATACTGTACGTCGATCTCCACCTCATCCACGAAGTTACTTCGCCACAGGCTTTCGAGGGACTGCGGCTTGCGGGCAGGCCGGTGCGAAGGCCCGACCGCTGCATCGCGACTGTCGATCACAACGTTCCCACGATCAAAGACCATCGGCTGATTATCGCCGACCAGATCGCCTCCAAGCAGATCCTTACATTGCGCGACAACTGCAAAGAGTTTGGCGTCGAGTTGTTCGATGTCCATTCTCCCGAACAAGGAATCGTCCATGTCATTGGTCCGGAGTTGGGGATTACCAAACCCGGCATGACCATCGTCTGCGGCGATTCGCATACCTCGACTCATGGGGCCTTTGGAGCGCTGGCTTTTGGCATCGGCACTTCCGAGGTCGAGCATGTATTGGCGACCCAGACGCTGCCTCAATCGCGTCCGAAGACCTTTCGGATCTCGGTCGAGGGCAAGCTTTCGCCGGGAGTAACGGCAAAGGACATCGTGCTCGCCATCATCGGCGAGATCGGCACGGATGGCGCGACCGGTCATGTGATCGAATATGCCGGCTCAGCGATCCGGGAGCTCTCGATGGAAGGCCGCATGACGGTCTGCAACATGAGCATCGAAGCGGGCGCCCGTGCCGGCATGATCGCTCCTGACGAAACGACCTTCGCCTATGTCAAGGGCCGGCGCTACTCACCACAGGGCGACAAGTGGGATGAGGCTGTAGCGCATTGGCGCAGTCTCGCAACCGATGAAGGCGCGACCTTCGACCGCGAACTGACTTTGCGCGCCGAAGACATCGCCCCGCAGGTCAGCTGGGGAACCAGCCCGGGTATGGTGGTTCCGGTGACCGGCAATGTGCCCAGCACCGCGCCCGACGATTCCGAGGCCGGCCGCCGCGGCTTTGAACGCGCGCTTGCTTATATGGCATTGAAGCCCGGAGTGCCGATCACCGGTATCACCATTGATCGGGTTTTTATTGGATCCTGCACGAACTCCCGCATCGAGGACCTGCGCGCAGCCGCACGGGTCGTCGCCGGGCATCACGTTCACACCAATGTCAGCGCGATGGTGGTGCCGGGATCGCAGGCCGTCAAAGCGGAGGCGGAGCGCGAGGGGCTGGACCGCATCTTTCTTGAAGCGGGATTCGAATGGCGCGAGCCTGGCTGTTCCATGTGCCTGGGTATGAATCCCGACATTCTCAGTCCCGGCGAACGCTGCGCCTCGACCAGCAATCGCAACTTTGAGGGACGCCAGGGCGCGGGCTCTCACACTCATCTCGTCAGCCCGCAAATGGCCGCTGCCGCTGCGGTCGCTGGACACTTCGTCGATGTGCGCGAATGGAATTTCGCCGGCCAAGAGGAGACCGCCCATGCAGCCATTTCGTAA
- the leuD gene encoding 3-isopropylmalate dehydratase small subunit: MQPFRKLTSTVQPLDRSNVDTDQIIPKQFLKRIERTGYQDFLFFDWRKDPKFELNDPRYEGAQILVAGKNFGCGSSREHAAWTLHDYGFRCVIASSFADIFHSNAGKNGILLVTLQEDQVARLLERAKTNDGYTLSISLEDNMIQDGDGWSTSFSIDPFRRYCLLEGLDDIGLTLRHEAALDGFESRHDQAFWLAPRPDAATTNL; the protein is encoded by the coding sequence ATGCAGCCATTTCGTAAGCTTACCTCGACGGTGCAACCGCTCGACCGCTCCAATGTCGATACCGACCAGATCATCCCCAAACAGTTTCTGAAACGGATCGAGCGCACCGGCTACCAGGATTTTCTTTTCTTCGATTGGAGAAAAGACCCGAAGTTCGAGCTCAACGACCCGCGCTACGAAGGTGCGCAGATCCTGGTTGCGGGCAAAAACTTCGGCTGCGGCTCGTCTCGCGAACACGCAGCCTGGACGCTCCATGACTATGGATTTCGCTGTGTCATCGCCTCAAGCTTTGCTGACATCTTCCATTCGAATGCGGGCAAGAACGGCATTCTGCTGGTGACGCTGCAGGAAGACCAGGTTGCGCGCCTATTGGAAAGAGCAAAGACCAACGATGGTTACACATTAAGCATCTCGCTTGAAGACAATATGATTCAAGACGGCGATGGCTGGTCGACCAGCTTCAGCATTGATCCATTTCGCCGCTACTGCCTGCTTGAGGGTCTCGACGACATCGGCCTAACGCTTCGCCATGAAGCGGCGCTCGATGGATTTGAGAGCCGCCACGACCAGGCATTCTGGCTCGCGCCGAGACCCGACGCCGCCACGACAAATCTGTAA